A genomic window from Aquila chrysaetos chrysaetos chromosome 21, bAquChr1.4, whole genome shotgun sequence includes:
- the LOC115333487 gene encoding contactin-4-like — translation MLPVLLLFLLLLLLAGPGSWAAGLGITARTLSPCYSADLRPASERLVSAVGCTVLLTIPPLKASKVVFWEYKTGPEVGVIVNYAFDGPANTSRPYENRTRFNETDFSLQIVLQQGDDRLYRFRSESEATGWFQLRVVEPLSEPEIVGNSSVKAGGNTKLVCNVLEGKADLYWWKKNGELLLGSDHIQFVDNTTLCIVKASMNDSGYYACVVRNEVSQNETSFLLHVQNAANVVLPVILVCVIVGSLAGVFVWCRRDRPCRNGCRWRS, via the exons ATGTTGCCCgtccttctcctcttcctcctcctcctcctcctcgccggCCCCGGCAGCTGGGCAGCCGGCCTGGGGATCACAG cccGCACGCTTTCTCCATGCTACTCGGCTGACCTCAGGCCAGCATCGGAGAGACTTGTCTCGGCCGTGGGCTGCACTGTGCTTTTGACGATACCGCCGCTGAAGGCCAGCAAAGTTGTCTTCTGGGAATATAAAACTGGCCCAGAAGTAGGAGTCATCGTCAATTATGCTTTCGATGGACCCGCAAACACTTCTCGCCCCTATGAGAATCGCACGAGGTTCAATGAAACGGACTTCTCGCTGCAGATcgtgctgcagcagggagatgaCCGGCTGTACCGGTTCAGGTCCGAGTCGGAGGCCACGGGCTGGTTCCAGCTGCGCGTTGTCG AACCGCTGTCCGAGCCAGAAATCGTGGGCAACTCGTCAGTGAAGGCAGGAGGCAACACCAAACTGGTTTGCAACGTCCTGGAAGGGAAGGCAGACTTGTACTGGTGGAAGAAAaatggggagctgctgctgggaagcgACCACATCCAGTTTGTTGACAACACCACCCTGTGCATCGTTAAAGCGTCGATGAACGACAGTGGCTACTACGCTTGTGTGGTCCGCAACGAAGTCAGCCAGAATGAAACCTCCTTCCTGCTCCACGTTCAGA ACGCTGCAAACGTGGTGTTGCCTGTGATCCTGGTGTGCGTTATCGTCGGCTCGCTCGCAG GTGTCTTCGTCTGGTGCAGAAGGGACCGCCCGTGTCGCAACGGCTGTAG GTGGAGATCTTGA